In Mycobacterium branderi, the DNA window TGGATCAGCCCATGTGGGCAGCTGGTGTCGAGCAGCTGAAAGTTGGCTCCGGGCAGCAGTTTTCGGCCGTCACCAAGGAATCGCTGGTCGCAGACCTACGCGCCATCCTTACTCCGCAATTCGCCAGCCGGGCCGCCGAGGTGGCCGCCCAGATGAGCACGCCCGCCGAAAGCGTCGCCTGTGTCGCCGACCTTCTGGAAGATGCTGCCCGCCAACATTAAACGGGCCACACTTCGCGTCGCCATGCGGCGTCGAAGAACATCCACTCGTAGCGGGCGGCCGTGGCGAAATGCTCCCGGGCGCGGGCCTCTTCGGCGGCGCCCAGCGTCGCGCCGGCCTCGTCGGCCAGCGTCAGCACCTCGGCAACCAACGATTGGTACCCCTGGTCTGCATACGTGTCGATCCAACGTTGATAGCGCGGCTCCGGCGATCCCCGGGTGACCAGCTCCACCCCCACCTCGGCGTAGATCCAGTAACACGGCAACACCGCGGCCAGCCCTTCGGCGAAGCTGTTGCCATACCCCGTGGCCAGCAGATAGCTCGTATAGGCGCGGGTCGTCGGGGCAATCGGCACGGTATCGGGCCTTTCGATGCCGAGTTCGGGCAGCAGCGATTCGTGCAGGGTGAGTTCGACGTCGACGGTAGCGGCGGCGTGCCGCGCGAACATCTCGACGCCTGCCATCGTCGGCGCCTTGCTGCCGACCACGGTCAGCGTCCGCGCGAAATCCGTTAAGTAATACGCGTCCTGCACTACGTAGTGGGCGAAAGCCGCCGGGTCGAGTCGGCCATCGGTGAGCCCGGCCAGGAATGGGTGCTCCAGTATCGCGGCGTACGTGCCTGCCGCCTCGGCCCACAGTCGTCCGGTCCAGCCATCTCGCCTCACTCCTGCGATGATTCCAGGTGTGCGAAGCACCGATGTCGGGGTGATCGGCGCCGGAATAGTCGGGTTGGCCACCGCCTTCGCGCTGACCGAACGCGGCGTCTCGGTCACCGTGTACGAGCGCGGCGTGCCGGGGCAGGGTCAATCGGGTGGCCAGTCACGCATCTTTCGGCATGCCCACGACGATCCGCGGCTGGTTGCATTCGCCAAGACCAGCCGCTTGATGTGGGACGAGTGGGCCGATCGTTTCGGGGTCGAACTGGTCTCTGCTGACGGTGTGGTGGCGATGGGTCCGACCGCCGAGCGTCGCTTCGCCGTCCTGCACGACATGGGTGGGCTCGCGGTTCGCCGCATCGACGCGGGCGAACTGCGCGAGCGGCTACCTATTCTTGGCCATTTCGACGGTGTCGCGGTGCTCGACGAGCGCGGCGGCTCGATTCGCACGACGGCGGCCATTGCTGCGCTCACCGCCGCGCTTTCCGGCGATGTGATCGCCGACGAGGTGCTGCTCGTACGTCCCACCCTGGCCGGCACGGTCGAGGTCCGCGCCGGCGGTGTGACCGCCGAACACGACAGCGTGGTGGTGTGCGCCGGGCGCGGCACCGCTTCGCTTGCGCGCGGCGTCGGCCTGGCCTTGCCGGTGCGCACCGGCGCCCACGTTCGCCTCACCTACGACGTCCGCGGTGAGCCGCCGCCGACGCTGGCGTGCCTGCAGGACGGCAGCGGCGACTTCGGTGAAACCGGCGTCTATGCAGCGGCGGAGCCGGGCAACGGCCGTTACGCCGTCGGGCTCAGCAGCTACGTCGATGCGCCCGACGGTGGGCTACTGGATCCGGCGGCCCTGGCCCAACTTGCCGAGAGGGCAACCGGTTACGTCGAACGTGCTCTGCCCGGGCTTGACCCCCAGCCGGTCGACGTCCGTCATTGCTGGGTCACCGAATTACCCTGGGGACCAGACGGCGTGGGCGTCTGGGAGGCCGACGGCGTGTATTTCGTTGCGGGACACAATCTTTACAAGCATGCGCCGGCGCTTGGCCGGGCGCTGGCAGCGGCAGCGGCGGGCGACGGGTTGCGCGACGAGTTGCGGCCCGACGCCACGCTGGGCGCTACCGCGCCCCCAATGCGCCGCTGAGATATTCGACGCGGCAGGCGCGGCGGGCCAGCTTTCCGCTGGTGGTGCGCGGAATCGCACCGGCCGGCACGAACCGTAGGTCGCCGACTGTTAGCCCGTGGCGGTCCGTCACCGCTTTGCGGATCGCCTCGAGCGCCGGCTGCGGATCCGCGCGCGCCGTGCCCGCCGCACGTTCGGCGATGATCACCAGCCGTGGGCCGTCGTTGTCCGGGACGGTAAAGGCGGCGACGTAACCTTTCCGCACCATCGGTGAGGCCTCGGCAGCGGTGGCCTCGATGTCCTGCGGATAGTGGTTGCGGCCGTCGACGGTCACCAAATCGACAATCCGGCCCGTGATGTAGAGCTCCCCGTCCAGATAGGTGCCCAGATCCCCGGTCCGTAGCCAGGTGCCGTCAGTGCGTGAGCCGTCGGCATGGCTGCCTTCTGCGAGCCGGGCGTGCAGCGTCGCACCGAAGGCCAGCCGGGTTTCGTCGGGCCGGCCCCAGTAGCCCCGGCCAATGTTGTTGCCCTGCAACCAGATTTCGCCGACTTCAGCGTCGGGTAGTTCCTCGCCGGTGTCGGGGTTGACGATCACGGCCCACTGGCTGCGGGCGACCCGGCCGCAGCACACCTGCGCGACGGCGTTCGGGGCGTCTGGGGCGACGCGCACGGCATGCCCTGCGCCCAGTTGCTCACGGTCGACATACACCACCGACGCTTGTGCGCCCGGATCGATGGTCGAGACGAACAACGTTGCCTCCGCCATCCCGTACGACGGTTTGAACGCGGTGCGCGGCAACCCGTACGGCGCGAACGCCTCGTTGAACGCGGTGATCGCCTGGATGCTGACCGGTTCGGAACCGATGATCAGCACGACATTGCTCAGGTCGACGTCATCGCCTGGGGCAGGCAAGCCGCGTTGTGCGGTCCACTCGTAGGCGAAGTTCGGCGCGGCCGTTACTACCCGGCTGTGTCGCGACTCGGCGGCCAACGCATGAATCCAGCGCTGCGGGCGACGCACAAACGCGGTTGGCGACATCAGGGTCGAGTGTCCGCCGTATACCGCGGGAAAGCCGATCATCGACAGACCCATGTCGTGGTAGAGCGGTAACCAACTGACGCCGTGAGTGTTTCGGTCCAGCAGGTCGATCGAAAGGATCATCTGTATCAGGTTTGTACCCACGGCCCGGTGCGTGACCTCGACGCCGACCGGCGGCCGTGTCGAGCCGGACGTGTACTGCAGGTGGGAAATGGCGTCGATGTCGAGGCTGACAGGTACGAACGCATCGGCCGCCGAGTCGGGTATTTCATCGATCACGAGGATTTGCGGCCGCTGGTTGCGCGGCAACGTGTCCAGATAGGCACGGACGGCGTCGATCGCCGCAACCGTGGTCAGGACTACCGCCGGTTGGGCATCGCGAAGCGCGATGTCGAGTCGTTCGGCATGACCCGGCAATTCCGGCGCGAACAACGGAACTGCGATGGTTCCCGCCTTGACCGCTGCGTAGAACCCTGCGACATAGTCGAGGCCCTGCGGCGCGAGGATCGCTACTCGTTCACCCTGGGCTGCAACTTGTTGCAGGCGCGCGCCGATGGCCCGCAGTCGGATGCCGAACTCGATCCAGGTCAGTTCGTCGGCCTGTCCATCACTCGAACGGTTGTAGTCCAGGTAGCGATACGCGACCGCGTCACCGACATTGGCGATGTTGCGGTCGATCAGCGAAATCAGGTTGACATCCGCCGGCAGCGCGATACGGTCGTCGGCGTCCAGGCAGTCTTCGATCTGTAGCAAGCCCTGACCCATACGCGCAGTCTATTGACGCACAGCCACTTTGAGGTCGCTCAGCGGCAGCCGTGGTGCTAATCACCGCGTCGCCTCGACGAAATATCCTCGCGGCACATCCGGCACATTCATCGGCGTGACCGGCGCATACCACCGATTCCATTTATTGCCCGGCTCGGCGACGTCGGTCACGGTGGCCGACCAGCCCAGGCGGGCGGCCAGCTCGGCGGGCTCGTCGGTGGCGAACAGCCACGGCGCACCTTGCTCCGCCATCGCCTGCCGAACCGTCGCCATCATCGGCGAGTCCAACAGGGTCTTGCCGACAACGTCATACAACAGCACAGAATTCGGCGCAGATAACGCGTCCACCCGGGCGAACAACGTGCGCACGGCGCTCTCGTCGAGGTATTGCAGCAGGCCTTCGATCAACCAGGCCGTCGGCGTCTCGGGATCGAAGCCCGCCGACTGCAGGGCGCGGGGCCAGTCGTCGGACAGGTCGACGCCGACGGCCACCCGCCGACAGCGCGGCTGGTCATCGGCAAGCAGTTCCGCTTTGGCCGCGATCACCTCGGGCTGGTCGACCTCGTAGACGGTCGTGTCGTCCGGCCAGGGCAATCGGTAGGCCCGCGCATCCATTCCCGCCGCCAGGATCACGACCTGTTTGGCCATCTGCGTCGCCCGTAGCAAGGCCTCGTCCCAGAACCGGGTGCGGACCACGATCTGCATGGTGGACTGTTCACCGGATGAGGCAAGGGCTGATTCGAGCAGCTTCCGCCCCGTCTCCCCGGCCAATTTGGCTGCGAACGGATCGCTGAAAAGCCCGTCGTCGCGGGTCGATTCGTGGGCGCGGATGGCCGCCACCAGGAGCGCCGTGTTGGCTACTGCTTTGTGTGTGGTGTCCATGCGCCAATCATCTGGGTTTGAGCGCGGTCTGGCTTGTAAATTTTGGCCGTGCGAGTTCGACGTGACTCGGCAACCACGATCGACGGTGGGTGTACTGGCTGGGAGTCATCGCCGTGAAGGACCGAAACTCGCGCACGAAATGCGCCTGGTCGAAGTAGCCCAGATCGGCTGCGATCGTCGCGCCCTGCGCACCACCGGCGTTGAGCCGCTTCAGAGCGGCCTGCAATCGCCGCACCCGCAGATACGCCTTCGGCGCCAGACCCACCTCCGCGCGAAACAAAGCGGTGAGCCGCTTCGACGAAAGCCCGGTCAGCTCAAGGATATCGGCGACCCGCAACGACGGGCTGTGCTCGACCCGGCCCAACACCGTCGCCACGGCCGGATGCTGCCGACGATCATCACGCACTAAGCGACGCAGCAGGAATGACTCCAGCAAGGCAATCCGAGATGCCGCCGAAGAAGCCCCGACCAGCCGCTCTCGCAGCACTGTCCCCTTATTTCCCCACATCTCGGTGAGGCCGATACAGGAATTCTCCAGCTCCGCCAACGGGATTCCGGTGAACGGCAGCGCACCGCCCGGCCGGAAGTGGATCGTCATCACCGTCTGCGCGGCGTCGATGCGGGTGACATACGAGTCGATTCCGGCTCCGGCGATGAACGCCGGCGGCACGCCCAGCCGGGTGTGGCCGTCGGCGGCGTAGAAGTCGACGCATGAACGGCCGCCGACATCGACGACGACGGTGGCCGCTCCGCGTGGCAGCGCCCGACTGCGGTGCGGGTCGCCGGTCTCGCGCGCCCAGTACCCGAAGTAGTCGATGTAGTCGGCGAGCGGCGGTCGGGGCCGATGCAACTGCGGTCCGGCGGTCATTGACCGTCAATCTCGCCGGAGATTCCGCGCTCGATACTCGCCTG includes these proteins:
- a CDS encoding NAD(P)/FAD-dependent oxidoreductase, coding for MRSTDVGVIGAGIVGLATAFALTERGVSVTVYERGVPGQGQSGGQSRIFRHAHDDPRLVAFAKTSRLMWDEWADRFGVELVSADGVVAMGPTAERRFAVLHDMGGLAVRRIDAGELRERLPILGHFDGVAVLDERGGSIRTTAAIAALTAALSGDVIADEVLLVRPTLAGTVEVRAGGVTAEHDSVVVCAGRGTASLARGVGLALPVRTGAHVRLTYDVRGEPPPTLACLQDGSGDFGETGVYAAAEPGNGRYAVGLSSYVDAPDGGLLDPAALAQLAERATGYVERALPGLDPQPVDVRHCWVTELPWGPDGVGVWEADGVYFVAGHNLYKHAPALGRALAAAAAGDGLRDELRPDATLGATAPPMRR
- a CDS encoding fatty acyl-AMP ligase — its product is MGQGLLQIEDCLDADDRIALPADVNLISLIDRNIANVGDAVAYRYLDYNRSSDGQADELTWIEFGIRLRAIGARLQQVAAQGERVAILAPQGLDYVAGFYAAVKAGTIAVPLFAPELPGHAERLDIALRDAQPAVVLTTVAAIDAVRAYLDTLPRNQRPQILVIDEIPDSAADAFVPVSLDIDAISHLQYTSGSTRPPVGVEVTHRAVGTNLIQMILSIDLLDRNTHGVSWLPLYHDMGLSMIGFPAVYGGHSTLMSPTAFVRRPQRWIHALAAESRHSRVVTAAPNFAYEWTAQRGLPAPGDDVDLSNVVLIIGSEPVSIQAITAFNEAFAPYGLPRTAFKPSYGMAEATLFVSTIDPGAQASVVYVDREQLGAGHAVRVAPDAPNAVAQVCCGRVARSQWAVIVNPDTGEELPDAEVGEIWLQGNNIGRGYWGRPDETRLAFGATLHARLAEGSHADGSRTDGTWLRTGDLGTYLDGELYITGRIVDLVTVDGRNHYPQDIEATAAEASPMVRKGYVAAFTVPDNDGPRLVIIAERAAGTARADPQPALEAIRKAVTDRHGLTVGDLRFVPAGAIPRTTSGKLARRACRVEYLSGALGAR
- a CDS encoding SAM-dependent methyltransferase — encoded protein: MDTTHKAVANTALLVAAIRAHESTRDDGLFSDPFAAKLAGETGRKLLESALASSGEQSTMQIVVRTRFWDEALLRATQMAKQVVILAAGMDARAYRLPWPDDTTVYEVDQPEVIAAKAELLADDQPRCRRVAVGVDLSDDWPRALQSAGFDPETPTAWLIEGLLQYLDESAVRTLFARVDALSAPNSVLLYDVVGKTLLDSPMMATVRQAMAEQGAPWLFATDEPAELAARLGWSATVTDVAEPGNKWNRWYAPVTPMNVPDVPRGYFVEATR
- a CDS encoding helix-turn-helix transcriptional regulator gives rise to the protein MTAGPQLHRPRPPLADYIDYFGYWARETGDPHRSRALPRGAATVVVDVGGRSCVDFYAADGHTRLGVPPAFIAGAGIDSYVTRIDAAQTVMTIHFRPGGALPFTGIPLAELENSCIGLTEMWGNKGTVLRERLVGASSAASRIALLESFLLRRLVRDDRRQHPAVATVLGRVEHSPSLRVADILELTGLSSKRLTALFRAEVGLAPKAYLRVRRLQAALKRLNAGGAQGATIAADLGYFDQAHFVREFRSFTAMTPSQYTHRRSWLPSHVELARPKFTSQTALKPR
- the tenA gene encoding thiaminase II, which encodes MRRDGWTGRLWAEAAGTYAAILEHPFLAGLTDGRLDPAAFAHYVVQDAYYLTDFARTLTVVGSKAPTMAGVEMFARHAAATVDVELTLHESLLPELGIERPDTVPIAPTTRAYTSYLLATGYGNSFAEGLAAVLPCYWIYAEVGVELVTRGSPEPRYQRWIDTYADQGYQSLVAEVLTLADEAGATLGAAEEARAREHFATAARYEWMFFDAAWRREVWPV